CGGTGATGCGGTCGTGCGCTTCCTTGAGCTGTTCGACGATTTCCAGATCGCTCCTTCGAGGCTGAGCAAGAGCCATGTTTTCTCCTTGAGATGTTCCTATAGCCTTGCAATTAAGTTATCATTTTTTGCCTGAATTATCAATGTTTTTCCTTGCTCAATGAAAGGCATTTGCGTAAATTTCTTCTGCGACGGTGACAAACGGTGAGGTGAGCGTGATGCCTTCGGAGCTGACCAAGACCCAGTTGGTGGGGATGGGCATGCAGGAGTTGGAGCAGTTTGCCACAGCACTCGGGGAGAAGCCCTTCCGCGGCCGGCAGCTCTTTGCCTGGATCTACAACAAAAAGGCGCGTGATTTCGCCGAGATGACGGACATTGCCAAGCCGCTGCGCCAGCGCCTCACAGAGGTGGCCAGCATTGGACTGCTGCGGCTCGTGTCTGAGGTTACCTCGGGCGACGGCAGTACCCGCAAGTTTTTGTTTCAGCTGGGCGATGGTGAGCGCATCGAGAGCGTCTCGATTCGGGAGGGGAAGCGACACACGCTGTGCCTGTCGACGCAAGTGGGGTGCGCGCTCGGTTGCCGTTTTTGCGCTACGGGGCAGATGGGTTTCAGGCGAAACCTTTTGCCAGGCGAGATCATCGACCAGGTGCTGGTGGCAGAACGGCGAGTCGGCCAGGAGGTGAGCAACATTGTACTCATGGGAATGGGAGAGCCTCTTCTTAACTACGAGCACGTGATTGCTGCGTGCGAGCTCATGCGTCACGAGCGCGGTCTGGCCATCGGCCACCGGCGGATTGTCATCTCCACGGCCGGTTGGGTGCCTGGCATCATGCGCCTTGCCGATGAGGGCCACCGCTTCAAGTTGGCCATCTCCCTGAATGCCACCACCGATGAGCAGCGCCGCGCCCTAATGCCGGTG
The sequence above is a segment of the candidate division KSB1 bacterium genome. Coding sequences within it:
- the rlmN gene encoding 23S rRNA (adenine(2503)-C(2))-methyltransferase RlmN produces the protein MPSELTKTQLVGMGMQELEQFATALGEKPFRGRQLFAWIYNKKARDFAEMTDIAKPLRQRLTEVASIGLLRLVSEVTSGDGSTRKFLFQLGDGERIESVSIREGKRHTLCLSTQVGCALGCRFCATGQMGFRRNLLPGEIIDQVLVAERRVGQEVSNIVLMGMGEPLLNYEHVIAACELMRHERGLAIGHRRIVISTAGWVPGIMRLADEGHRFKLAISLNATTDEQRRALMPVAERYPLQELLNAVTYYYRRSGRRPTFEYVLLAGVNDSVDDARRLRELVKQVPCKINLIPYNATDGPYRRPSPGEIEAFRNGLAPLKAPVIVRWSKGDDIQAACGQLAARAHQEET